From one Candidatus Eisenbacteria bacterium genomic stretch:
- the tsaE gene encoding tRNA (adenosine(37)-N6)-threonylcarbamoyltransferase complex ATPase subunit type 1 TsaE: protein MQAVVDSGSEEQTLSLGKKIGRSLVRGDVVGIRGELGAGKSVIVRGICEGLGIAQRTRSPSFTFMNRYRGPVDVYHIDLYRIERMGELATLGWEEVLYSDSITLIEWADKFGPLLPPASLDISIEMTGEETRRITLKASAERHERIVEDILTSGNR from the coding sequence TTGCAGGCAGTAGTTGACAGCGGAAGCGAAGAGCAGACTCTTTCTCTGGGCAAGAAGATCGGCCGCAGCCTCGTGCGCGGTGACGTGGTCGGAATCAGGGGAGAGCTCGGAGCGGGGAAGAGCGTTATTGTCAGAGGAATATGCGAGGGACTCGGAATAGCGCAGAGGACTAGAAGCCCCTCCTTCACGTTCATGAATCGCTATCGCGGCCCCGTAGACGTCTATCACATTGACCTCTACAGAATAGAGCGCATGGGAGAGCTTGCGACGCTCGGCTGGGAGGAAGTTCTTTATTCCGATTCGATCACTCTTATAGAGTGGGCGGACAAGTTCGGTCCTCTCTTGCCGCCAGCGTCGCTTGACATCAGTATCGAGATGACCGGTGAGGAGACACGCAGAATAACGCTCAAAGCAAGCGCAGAGAGACACGAGAGAATAGTGGAAGACATACTCACGTCGGGGAATCGATGA
- a CDS encoding GDP-mannose 4,6-dehydratase, translating to MKVLVTGGAGFIGSHLVEALLCRGDEVWVIDDLSTGRKENITHLEENRRFHWCYGSVLDKELVRETITHCDMVFHLAAAVGVKYVVKHPLKSLVTNIRGSEVVLEEACAGRKKVILFSSSEVYGKGNSVPFRESDDRVLGPTAISRWSYATGKAVDEFLALAYWREKSLPTVIVRCFNTCGPRQTGDYGMVVPRFVLQALQGEPISVYGDGQQSRCFSYVGDVVRGVLLLSEHQDAVGEVFNIGSDQEITIENLALKIKEITGSSSPIVYVPYEEAYDPGFDDMRRRVPDLSKIGALVGYRPSVSLDELLVLTINHTCQRLDVAPPQGLSSVNIPHVFALTTAEDA from the coding sequence ATGAAAGTTCTGGTCACTGGCGGTGCAGGATTCATCGGTTCGCACCTTGTTGAAGCCCTGCTTTGCAGGGGTGACGAAGTCTGGGTGATAGACGACCTATCCACAGGACGAAAGGAAAACATCACCCACCTCGAGGAAAACCGCCGCTTTCACTGGTGCTACGGGAGCGTCCTCGACAAGGAGCTTGTCAGAGAGACAATCACGCATTGCGACATGGTCTTCCATCTGGCCGCCGCTGTAGGCGTGAAATACGTGGTGAAGCATCCCTTGAAGTCGCTCGTGACCAACATCAGGGGTAGCGAAGTGGTGCTGGAAGAGGCCTGTGCAGGCCGGAAGAAGGTGATTCTCTTCTCCAGCTCGGAGGTGTACGGGAAGGGGAACTCGGTTCCTTTCAGAGAGTCTGATGACCGCGTCCTGGGTCCGACTGCAATTTCGAGATGGAGCTACGCCACGGGTAAGGCCGTGGACGAGTTTCTTGCCCTCGCGTACTGGCGTGAGAAAAGCTTGCCTACGGTAATTGTAAGGTGCTTCAACACCTGTGGTCCCAGGCAGACTGGAGACTACGGTATGGTGGTGCCGCGGTTCGTCCTTCAGGCCCTTCAGGGCGAGCCGATATCGGTGTACGGCGACGGCCAGCAGTCGAGATGTTTTTCCTACGTTGGCGACGTCGTGCGAGGAGTGCTTCTTCTTAGCGAGCATCAGGATGCGGTTGGAGAGGTGTTCAACATCGGCTCCGATCAAGAAATCACGATTGAGAATCTCGCGCTGAAGATAAAGGAAATCACAGGTAGCTCTTCTCCCATCGTCTATGTTCCCTACGAAGAAGCTTACGACCCTGGCTTTGATGACATGAGAAGGAGAGTCCCGGATCTTTCCAAGATAGGGGCGCTCGTCGGCTATAGGCCCAGTGTCTCACTTGACGAGCTCCTTGTCCTTACCATCAATCATACTTGCCAGCGGCTTGACGTTGCGCCGCCGCAGGGACTTTCTTCCGTGAACATCCCTCACGTCTTTGCTCTTACGACGGCCGAAGACGCTTGA
- the wecB gene encoding UDP-N-acetylglucosamine 2-epimerase (non-hydrolyzing) gives MRRPKIVSVVGARPQFIKASPVSRQLRKVSEELLVHTGQHYDVDMSDVFFDELGIPAPDFTLGVSSKGHARQTGEMMEKLEEILLAEKPDFVLVYGDTNSTLAGALTASKLNLPVAHVEAGLRSFDMKMPEEVNRVIADRLSRILFVPTETAVRNLAHEGISEGVHLVGDVMVDALKEHIDVAASRSRVLQDLGLEPGEYIVATVHRAANTDVFENLSRIVEILMAAPRKVVFPVHPRTREALRRADLEKKLAESRNVLSVSPLGYLDMLFLQKNADAVLTDSGGMQKEAYLLGVRCITLREETEWVETVEDGWNKLVGSDVGDALEALRGFMPASRRSDRFGKGDASVKIASILGRHFETTSR, from the coding sequence ATGAGAAGACCGAAAATCGTCAGCGTAGTAGGCGCGAGGCCGCAATTCATAAAGGCTTCGCCGGTAAGCAGGCAGCTCAGGAAGGTGTCTGAAGAGCTACTCGTCCATACCGGTCAGCACTACGACGTCGACATGTCGGACGTCTTTTTCGACGAGCTCGGCATCCCTGCGCCCGACTTCACGCTCGGAGTAAGCTCGAAGGGTCACGCCCGGCAGACGGGCGAGATGATGGAAAAACTCGAAGAAATTCTCCTCGCGGAGAAGCCCGACTTTGTCCTCGTGTACGGTGACACGAATTCAACGCTGGCCGGCGCACTCACGGCCTCCAAGCTCAATCTGCCCGTGGCACACGTTGAGGCGGGCCTAAGAAGTTTCGACATGAAGATGCCCGAGGAGGTCAACAGGGTGATTGCGGACAGGCTCTCCAGGATTCTGTTTGTTCCCACGGAGACGGCAGTACGCAACTTGGCGCACGAAGGTATTAGTGAGGGTGTTCATCTGGTCGGAGACGTGATGGTCGATGCTCTCAAGGAGCACATCGACGTGGCGGCCTCGCGATCGAGGGTGCTTCAGGACCTCGGGCTTGAGCCCGGAGAATATATCGTTGCGACGGTGCATCGTGCAGCCAACACCGACGTTTTCGAGAATCTCTCCAGAATAGTCGAGATTTTGATGGCTGCCCCCAGGAAGGTAGTCTTTCCCGTCCATCCCCGTACAAGGGAGGCACTTAGGAGAGCCGATCTGGAGAAGAAGCTGGCAGAATCACGTAACGTCTTGAGCGTTTCTCCCCTCGGATACCTGGACATGCTCTTCCTTCAGAAGAACGCCGATGCCGTCTTGACAGACTCAGGCGGTATGCAGAAAGAGGCATATTTGCTTGGTGTGCGGTGTATAACCTTGAGAGAGGAAACAGAGTGGGTCGAGACGGTTGAGGACGGATGGAACAAGCTCGTTGGCAGCGACGTGGGGGACGCGCTGGAAGCCCTCAGGGGTTTTATGCCCGCTTCGCGCCGCAGCGACCGGTTTGGAAAGGGCGACGCCTCTGTCAAGATAGCTTCGATCCTTGGACGTCACTTCGAGACCACGAGCCGCTGA
- a CDS encoding MraY family glycosyltransferase, whose amino-acid sequence MFYLVALPLGLVLSLLLTPLAIAVAVRCSFFDMPDGKRYHRSAVPLLGGVAFTASVTAAWLLTRLVVGPLIETAEVILIIGLLSSFSLGMYDDKNGMKARWKLLGQFVCGSLLVTACYAGGWTDAGLLFPFLVVWVVAIMNAMNFLDNMDGIASGVTGLASLAFVLLLALNKQWVGVIIAGATCGASLGFLKFNFAPAKIFLGDAGSLPMGYLLSALSIMAAGSADLQAMVAPLIVLGYPVFDMSFVTVVRIKEHRKFYQGGKDHSSHRLASLLLSPRKTSLVIYALCLTLGGIALLVDGFGSPALSFSVLAAVFACFILLGLRLEKVASNTPPLESATR is encoded by the coding sequence ATGTTCTATCTGGTAGCCTTGCCTCTGGGACTTGTTCTCTCGCTTCTTTTGACTCCCCTCGCTATTGCCGTTGCGGTCAGATGCTCGTTTTTTGACATGCCGGACGGCAAGAGGTACCACCGTTCGGCAGTCCCTCTCCTCGGCGGTGTCGCGTTCACAGCTTCCGTCACCGCAGCGTGGCTACTGACTCGTCTGGTGGTAGGCCCTCTGATCGAGACCGCGGAAGTCATCCTCATCATCGGTCTTCTGTCGTCCTTTTCACTGGGAATGTACGACGACAAGAACGGGATGAAGGCTCGATGGAAGCTCTTGGGTCAGTTTGTCTGTGGATCGCTTCTCGTTACTGCTTGTTACGCCGGCGGTTGGACGGACGCCGGATTGCTCTTTCCCTTTCTCGTGGTGTGGGTGGTCGCGATAATGAACGCGATGAACTTCCTCGACAACATGGATGGCATCGCGAGTGGCGTGACCGGGCTTGCTTCTCTGGCGTTCGTTCTTCTCCTTGCCCTTAACAAGCAGTGGGTGGGAGTAATCATCGCGGGAGCGACGTGCGGAGCTTCCCTGGGGTTTCTCAAGTTCAATTTTGCTCCTGCCAAGATTTTTCTTGGCGACGCAGGAAGCCTGCCGATGGGCTACCTGCTCAGCGCGCTCTCCATCATGGCTGCAGGGAGCGCCGACTTGCAGGCGATGGTCGCCCCATTGATCGTCCTGGGATACCCGGTTTTCGATATGTCCTTCGTCACCGTTGTCAGAATCAAGGAACACCGCAAGTTCTATCAAGGAGGCAAGGATCATTCGTCACACAGGCTGGCCTCATTACTTCTTTCTCCTCGCAAGACCTCCCTCGTGATTTACGCGCTTTGCCTGACATTGGGCGGGATCGCACTCCTCGTCGACGGCTTCGGGAGTCCGGCTCTTTCCTTTTCCGTACTGGCGGCAGTCTTCGCGTGCTTTATCCTTCTCGGCCTGCGTCTCGAAAAGGTGGCGAGCAACACGCCTCCTCTAGAGTCGGCGACACGGTGA
- the hemC gene encoding hydroxymethylbilane synthase, translating to MRPVRSVAIGIGPGKLDSINGERVLKTLERFAPDSRLKLVTISFKQGHRNECKEKPDEVGPNELEKALVERKIDIAVLSTRDVIRDPSAQLQIAAVTKRLTPFDALVCSNNQILDELPLGSRVATGSLRVKAQLLHYRPDLELVWTGVEMEAQMKRMTSGVFDAFVISAADAEGMGWQDKVTEVFTTSVCLPAVGQGSLCIEIRRGEQGILKLVKHMDDPISRAEIKAELCFLDALGGSNWFPAGALGRTNGNELVVEAFLASPDGKHLFKDTETGRLGQEREIGSRLAERILEEGGSSILASLGI from the coding sequence ATGCGTCCCGTACGTTCCGTCGCGATTGGAATCGGCCCCGGCAAGTTGGACTCGATCAACGGAGAGAGAGTTCTCAAAACCCTCGAGCGTTTTGCCCCCGATTCGCGCCTCAAACTCGTCACGATTTCTTTCAAGCAAGGGCACAGGAACGAATGTAAGGAAAAGCCCGACGAGGTCGGTCCCAACGAGTTGGAGAAAGCACTCGTCGAGCGCAAGATAGACATCGCAGTTCTGAGCACTAGAGACGTGATTCGGGATCCGTCAGCCCAACTGCAGATAGCGGCTGTCACAAAGCGGCTCACGCCTTTTGACGCTCTTGTGTGTTCGAACAACCAGATATTGGATGAGCTTCCGCTCGGATCGCGAGTGGCCACCGGAAGTCTCAGGGTAAAAGCGCAGCTTCTTCATTATCGTCCTGACCTCGAGCTCGTCTGGACGGGCGTGGAGATGGAGGCCCAGATGAAGAGGATGACGTCGGGCGTTTTTGACGCCTTTGTCATCTCTGCCGCGGATGCAGAAGGCATGGGCTGGCAAGACAAGGTGACAGAGGTATTCACCACGTCGGTTTGCCTTCCCGCCGTGGGTCAGGGTTCCTTGTGCATTGAGATCAGGAGGGGCGAGCAGGGAATACTGAAACTGGTGAAGCACATGGACGATCCGATTTCGAGGGCAGAAATCAAGGCCGAGCTCTGTTTTCTCGACGCCCTGGGTGGGTCGAATTGGTTTCCTGCGGGAGCGCTGGGCAGGACAAACGGCAACGAGCTCGTCGTGGAAGCCTTTCTTGCAAGCCCCGACGGGAAGCACCTCTTCAAAGACACGGAGACCGGACGTCTGGGTCAGGAGAGAGAAATAGGCTCCAGACTGGCAGAAAGGATTCTCGAAGAAGGCGGCAGCTCTATTCTCGCGAGTCTCGGGATCTGA
- the serS gene encoding serine--tRNA ligase has protein sequence MLDRKLIRAKPDDVRRAILDKGDSVDLDGFLRLDENRRRLLSELDQLKHKKNVLSEEIGKLKRGGQEALPQLDEVKQLSQRMEEMEGELEEMEDHLDCIQATIPNVPHSSVPVGHDPSANVQVRRFGEIPKLDFKPLPHWQIGESLGIFDLARASKISGSGFILLRGVGAKLERALIRFMLSVHTGSHGFAEVWPPILVRRECLFGTGQLPKLKEDMYLCEKDDVFLNPTAEVPITNIYRDEILEEDTLPIKLVGYCPSFRREAGSYGKETRGIVRVHQFDKVEMVKFVTPESSYDELESLTNCAEKILQLLGIPYRVMLLCSGDLSFAASKCYDLEAWAPAEERWLEVSSCSNFESFQARRMTIRYRTRQGKKLEYVHTLNGSGLALPRTLVAILENFQTPRGTVRIPPVLVPYMDGLEEIS, from the coding sequence GTGCTGGATAGAAAGCTCATTCGCGCGAAGCCCGATGACGTGCGTCGCGCGATACTGGACAAGGGTGACAGCGTCGACCTGGACGGCTTCCTGCGGCTTGACGAGAATCGTCGCCGGCTCCTTTCCGAGCTAGATCAACTCAAGCACAAGAAGAACGTGCTCTCCGAAGAGATCGGAAAGCTGAAGAGAGGAGGGCAGGAGGCGCTGCCCCAGCTCGATGAAGTGAAACAACTCTCTCAGAGGATGGAAGAGATGGAGGGGGAGCTGGAGGAAATGGAAGACCATCTCGACTGCATTCAGGCCACGATTCCAAACGTTCCCCATTCTTCCGTCCCCGTCGGTCACGACCCTTCTGCAAACGTGCAAGTGCGCCGCTTCGGCGAGATTCCGAAGCTTGACTTCAAGCCTTTGCCTCATTGGCAAATAGGGGAGTCGCTGGGTATATTTGATCTTGCGCGCGCTTCCAAGATAAGCGGTTCGGGCTTCATTCTGCTCAGGGGTGTGGGAGCCAAGCTCGAGAGGGCGCTCATCAGGTTCATGCTCAGCGTTCACACTGGCTCGCATGGGTTTGCGGAAGTGTGGCCTCCGATTCTTGTGAGAAGAGAGTGTCTGTTCGGGACGGGGCAACTGCCGAAGCTGAAAGAAGACATGTACCTTTGCGAGAAGGATGACGTTTTCCTCAACCCGACCGCAGAGGTACCAATTACCAACATTTACAGGGACGAGATACTCGAGGAAGATACGCTTCCCATCAAGCTGGTCGGCTACTGCCCCAGTTTCAGGAGGGAGGCCGGCTCTTACGGCAAGGAAACGAGAGGCATAGTCAGAGTCCATCAGTTTGACAAGGTCGAGATGGTCAAGTTTGTGACTCCCGAAAGCTCGTACGACGAGCTTGAGAGTCTCACCAACTGTGCCGAGAAAATTCTCCAACTTCTGGGGATCCCCTACAGGGTAATGCTCCTGTGCTCGGGCGATCTGAGCTTTGCTGCCTCGAAGTGTTACGATCTCGAAGCATGGGCGCCCGCCGAAGAAAGATGGTTGGAAGTCTCGTCTTGCAGCAATTTCGAGAGCTTCCAGGCACGCAGAATGACCATACGGTACAGGACGCGACAGGGAAAAAAGCTCGAGTACGTGCACACCCTCAACGGCTCAGGCTTGGCTCTCCCGCGAACGCTTGTGGCCATCTTGGAGAATTTTCAAACTCCGCGGGGCACAGTAAGGATACCCCCTGTCCTTGTCCCGTACATGGACGGCCTGGAAGAGATTTCCTGA
- a CDS encoding HAMP domain-containing sensor histidine kinase, with protein sequence MASTIEKKPGGTQLLKAYLFLGTSLLVTVVFLYTSRMVRKLEEQTDTLSEVFAHFCAVATIPASENKQLRDIYNEVIRRINFPVVVTDVQGRPYAWARIGISVDTVSAEETAKMNPADPPPGPLREIVEIVHELDKVNPPIPMVSPAGKGVLGYVHYGKSEIATELRWVPLVELAAVFLFMGLGYVGFRSVKVSEQRFIWVGMARETAHQLGTPISSLMGWLEVIKDLVDKAREANAPVTIERSLFNQFVDELDGDVERLEKVASRFGSIGSMPKLQLQDVVPVVAEAVQYLRTRLPKLGRELQVVENYETVPFLNINRELMEWAVENVLKNAVDATDTTGGRIEITIRRNPDQETVEIILSDNGKGMTPSEQQRALFPGFSTKKRGWGLGLTLARRIIEEYHGGRIWIRSSEPGKGTVVAMAFPV encoded by the coding sequence TTGGCAAGCACGATCGAAAAGAAGCCCGGTGGCACCCAACTGCTGAAGGCGTATCTATTCCTCGGGACGAGCCTTCTTGTCACTGTAGTCTTCCTTTATACGAGTAGAATGGTCCGCAAGCTTGAGGAACAGACGGACACGCTCTCCGAGGTCTTTGCCCATTTCTGCGCGGTGGCCACAATACCTGCCTCTGAAAACAAACAGCTCAGAGATATCTACAACGAGGTCATAAGGAGAATCAATTTCCCTGTAGTAGTCACCGACGTCCAGGGAAGGCCTTACGCGTGGGCCAGGATCGGAATATCGGTTGATACGGTGTCAGCGGAGGAAACGGCGAAGATGAATCCCGCCGATCCTCCCCCTGGTCCGCTTCGTGAGATAGTCGAGATTGTACATGAACTGGACAAGGTTAACCCGCCAATACCGATGGTGTCTCCGGCAGGGAAGGGCGTATTGGGCTACGTGCATTATGGCAAGAGCGAGATTGCCACCGAACTGAGGTGGGTTCCTCTGGTCGAGCTCGCGGCGGTGTTTCTATTCATGGGACTAGGCTACGTAGGTTTCAGAAGCGTCAAAGTGAGCGAACAGAGATTCATCTGGGTGGGAATGGCGAGGGAGACTGCTCATCAACTTGGAACTCCCATTTCTTCGCTCATGGGTTGGCTTGAAGTCATAAAGGACTTGGTGGACAAGGCAAGAGAAGCCAACGCGCCCGTGACCATAGAGAGGTCGCTCTTCAATCAATTCGTTGACGAGCTCGACGGCGACGTGGAGAGGCTTGAGAAAGTGGCCAGTCGCTTTGGGAGCATCGGCTCGATGCCGAAGCTCCAGCTCCAGGATGTGGTGCCCGTCGTGGCGGAGGCCGTGCAGTACTTGAGAACCAGACTTCCCAAGCTTGGTCGAGAGCTTCAGGTAGTCGAGAACTACGAGACCGTCCCGTTCCTCAACATTAACAGGGAACTGATGGAGTGGGCCGTGGAGAACGTGCTGAAGAATGCCGTCGACGCCACCGACACAACCGGGGGCAGGATCGAAATCACGATCAGAAGAAATCCCGACCAGGAGACGGTCGAGATCATCCTCAGTGACAACGGTAAAGGGATGACACCTTCCGAGCAACAGAGGGCGTTGTTTCCGGGCTTCAGCACCAAGAAGAGAGGATGGGGGCTTGGGCTCACGCTCGCCCGAAGGATAATCGAGGAATATCACGGCGGTAGGATTTGGATAAGATCAAGCGAGCCTGGGAAAGGCACGGTCGTGGCCATGGCTTTTCCAGTTTGA
- a CDS encoding response regulator, whose translation MATEKRKILWVDDEIDLLRSHMLFLEGRGYSVTPVANGEDAIEMVSRQKFDVVLLDEMMPGLGGLETLKGIKDIDPSVPIIMITKSEEEQLMNEAIGKRIAHYLIKPVNPTQILTACKQVLESRRLLDDQLTREYVEEFNRLQALRATGLDWRGWAKLHVVLSSWDVRLDDVEDPGLKQSQADLKKEANVEFGHFVEANYVSWLSGSDGPPLSPSLFSRFIVPHLKQKKKVYFIVIDCMRLDQWFKIEPLLETYFNVSKEYYYSILPTATPYSRNAIFSGLFPQEIAQRYPEYWQENVPEEISRNKFERSLMEAQLNRLGTRLNPGPRYVKVYNTEEANAVRRQVSTYLSIPFAAFVFNFLDILAHGRSESEILQELAPDESAFRSLMKSWFSHSVLFDIMKAMAQQEAIIILSTDHGSILGNRAALVYGDRATSTNLRYKFGNNLVCDEKQALHVKDPARFKLPADGFNKNYIIAKEDYYFVYPTKFHEYERQYRGSFQHGGISLEEMILPCITLEPK comes from the coding sequence TTGGCGACAGAAAAAAGAAAGATCCTCTGGGTTGACGATGAGATTGACCTTCTGAGATCTCACATGCTTTTCCTGGAAGGGAGAGGTTACTCAGTCACTCCCGTTGCCAACGGTGAAGACGCCATCGAAATGGTGTCGAGGCAGAAGTTCGACGTCGTCCTTCTCGACGAGATGATGCCCGGCCTCGGCGGGCTCGAAACGTTGAAAGGCATAAAGGACATAGACCCCAGTGTGCCGATCATAATGATAACGAAGAGCGAAGAAGAACAGCTCATGAACGAGGCCATTGGGAAGAGAATCGCCCATTATCTCATAAAACCTGTGAATCCCACGCAGATTCTCACGGCGTGCAAGCAGGTTCTTGAATCGAGAAGGCTCCTGGACGACCAACTCACCAGAGAATACGTTGAAGAGTTCAATCGTCTTCAGGCCCTGCGGGCCACGGGGTTGGACTGGAGAGGTTGGGCGAAGCTTCACGTCGTCCTCTCCTCATGGGACGTGAGACTTGATGACGTGGAGGATCCCGGTCTGAAGCAGTCACAAGCAGACCTGAAGAAGGAGGCCAACGTCGAGTTCGGCCACTTCGTGGAGGCCAACTATGTGAGCTGGCTCTCGGGTTCAGACGGTCCCCCCCTTTCTCCTTCGCTCTTTTCGAGATTCATAGTTCCGCACTTGAAGCAGAAGAAGAAAGTCTATTTCATCGTGATAGACTGTATGCGACTGGACCAGTGGTTCAAGATCGAACCTCTGCTCGAGACCTACTTCAACGTCTCGAAGGAATACTATTACTCCATTCTTCCTACTGCCACACCGTATTCAAGGAATGCAATCTTCAGTGGTCTCTTTCCGCAAGAAATCGCCCAGAGGTATCCCGAGTACTGGCAAGAGAATGTTCCCGAGGAGATAAGCAGGAACAAGTTCGAACGAAGCCTGATGGAGGCCCAGCTTAACAGGCTGGGGACAAGGCTCAACCCTGGCCCGCGGTACGTCAAGGTGTACAATACTGAAGAAGCCAACGCCGTGAGGAGGCAAGTCTCCACCTATCTCTCGATTCCTTTTGCGGCGTTTGTCTTCAACTTCCTTGACATACTGGCACACGGTCGCTCTGAGTCCGAAATCCTGCAAGAGCTGGCTCCCGACGAATCGGCCTTCAGATCCTTGATGAAGTCCTGGTTCAGCCACTCGGTGCTTTTCGACATAATGAAAGCCATGGCTCAGCAGGAGGCAATCATCATACTCTCCACCGATCATGGCTCGATATTGGGAAACAGGGCCGCCCTCGTGTACGGGGACAGAGCGACTTCGACGAATCTGCGATACAAGTTCGGCAACAACCTTGTGTGCGACGAGAAACAGGCCTTGCACGTGAAAGATCCGGCGAGATTCAAGCTTCCCGCCGACGGTTTCAACAAGAACTACATTATCGCGAAAGAAGACTACTATTTTGTTTATCCTACCAAGTTCCACGAGTACGAGAGACAGTACAGGGGGAGTTTTCAACACGGCGGGATATCTCTCGAAGAAATGATATTGCCGTGCATCACGTTGGAACCCAAATAG
- a CDS encoding Gfo/Idh/MocA family oxidoreductase, whose amino-acid sequence MVRLAVIGAGYWGPNLIRNFYGIDRNCVRYVCDQDAAVIGKLKSSFPGVEFVSDHNLVLNSPDVDAVVIATQPASHFGLSKAALERGKHVFVEKPLALRTSEAEELLALSTAKNRVLMVGHLLRYHPAVKLLKDYLERGELGEILYIYSTRVNLGKVRQDENALWSFAPHDIAVIIYLMGRKPVSVSAVGQSYLKTGVEDVVFLTIFFEGNCMAHVHVSWLDPHKIRKLTVVGNKKMAVFDDMEAAEMIRIYDKGVDYTPGFKSYSEAVSLRVGDILIPRVPMKEPLRIECEHFIECVEQGKHPMSDAEEGVAVVRVLEGAQKSMHLSGSVVKL is encoded by the coding sequence ATGGTCAGACTGGCAGTGATTGGCGCGGGTTACTGGGGACCGAATCTGATAAGGAACTTCTACGGTATCGACAGAAATTGCGTGCGCTACGTGTGCGACCAGGATGCCGCGGTCATCGGGAAGCTCAAGAGCTCCTTTCCAGGCGTAGAGTTTGTCTCGGATCACAACCTCGTCTTGAATTCCCCGGACGTTGACGCCGTGGTCATCGCCACCCAACCTGCCTCTCATTTCGGTCTGTCGAAAGCGGCCCTCGAGAGAGGGAAGCACGTGTTCGTGGAAAAACCGCTTGCCCTGCGCACCAGCGAGGCCGAGGAGTTGCTCGCTCTCAGCACGGCGAAGAATAGGGTTCTCATGGTCGGCCACCTCTTGCGATATCATCCGGCCGTGAAACTCCTCAAGGACTATCTGGAAAGAGGCGAACTCGGTGAGATCCTTTACATCTATTCTACGCGGGTCAACCTTGGCAAGGTGAGGCAGGACGAAAATGCTCTGTGGAGTTTCGCGCCTCACGACATCGCGGTAATCATATACTTGATGGGACGCAAGCCCGTGTCCGTATCGGCCGTGGGTCAAAGTTACCTCAAGACCGGCGTAGAAGACGTGGTTTTTCTGACTATATTTTTTGAAGGAAATTGCATGGCCCACGTGCACGTCAGTTGGCTGGACCCGCACAAGATTCGAAAGCTGACCGTCGTGGGAAACAAGAAGATGGCCGTCTTCGACGACATGGAGGCCGCGGAGATGATTCGCATATATGACAAGGGGGTGGACTATACGCCCGGTTTCAAGTCTTACTCCGAGGCCGTCAGCCTCCGCGTTGGAGACATCCTCATCCCACGGGTTCCAATGAAGGAGCCCCTGAGGATCGAGTGCGAGCATTTCATAGAGTGCGTGGAGCAAGGGAAACATCCGATGAGCGACGCGGAGGAGGGCGTGGCGGTGGTCAGGGTGCTCGAAGGGGCGCAGAAGTCCATGCACCTCTCCGGTTCGGTAGTGAAGTTGTGA